The Streptomyces aurantiacus genome includes a region encoding these proteins:
- a CDS encoding oxidoreductase — translation MSTTGANADPLAALGSLPGVAESVESVRKAVDRVYGHRIMRRRSNEITGEAALRGSRGSAALSGADWALEEVRRRTDFSGDDEARVVGAALRLTAEAGELLSIWRQSPLRVLARLHLVAAADNGDTVGRPRQDGEPVTETAAGAAGPPLIGLPVPDAAEVEGRLDGLARLVIAGSSAPALVTAAVVHGELLALRPFGSHNGLVARAAERIVLIGSGLDPKSVCPPEVGHAELGRAAYAAALDGYASGTPEGMAAWIAHCGKAVELGARESTAVCEALQRGAA, via the coding sequence ATGAGTACGACAGGTGCGAACGCCGACCCCCTCGCGGCGCTGGGTTCGCTGCCGGGCGTGGCGGAATCCGTCGAGTCCGTGCGCAAGGCCGTGGACCGCGTCTACGGGCACCGCATCATGCGGCGCCGCAGCAACGAGATCACCGGGGAGGCCGCTCTGCGGGGCTCCCGGGGATCGGCGGCGCTGTCCGGTGCCGACTGGGCCCTCGAAGAGGTGCGCCGGAGGACCGACTTCAGCGGCGACGACGAGGCCAGGGTGGTGGGCGCGGCCCTCAGGCTGACCGCGGAGGCGGGCGAACTCCTGTCCATCTGGCGGCAGTCGCCCCTACGGGTACTGGCGAGGCTGCACCTGGTGGCCGCCGCCGACAACGGGGACACGGTCGGGCGTCCGCGGCAGGACGGGGAACCCGTCACGGAGACCGCGGCGGGCGCCGCCGGGCCGCCGCTGATCGGGCTTCCGGTGCCGGACGCGGCGGAGGTCGAGGGCCGCCTCGACGGTCTTGCGCGGCTGGTCATCGCGGGAAGCTCGGCACCCGCCCTGGTGACCGCCGCCGTGGTGCACGGCGAACTCCTCGCGCTGCGCCCCTTCGGCTCCCACAACGGCCTCGTCGCGCGCGCGGCCGAACGGATCGTCCTGATCGGCAGCGGTCTCGACCCCAAGTCGGTCTGCCCGCCGGAGGTCGGTCACGCGGAACTCGGCCGGGCGGCCTACGCCGCCGCTCTCGACGGCTACGCCTCCGGGACCCCGGAGGGGATGGCGGCCTGGATCGCCCACTGCGGCAAGGCGGTCGAACTCGGAGCCAGGGAGTCGACGGCGGTGTGCGAGGCGCTGCAGCGAGGCGCCGCATAG
- a CDS encoding HAD family hydrolase: MLNPVENHSLPRTAAFFDLDKTVIAKSSTLTFSKSFYQGGLMNRRAVLRTAYAQFVFLAGGADHDQMERMRAYLSALCRGWNVRQVKEIVAETLHDLIDPIIYDEAASLIEEHHMAGRDVVIVSTSGAEVVEPIGELLGADRVVATRMVVGDDGCFTGEVEYYAYGPTKAEAIKELAASEGYDLARCYAYSDSATDVPMLSAVGHPHAVNPDRTLRREATARGWPILDFHHPVRLKQRLSVPPRPALVAAAAIGAAAATAGLVWYASRRRAAVG, translated from the coding sequence ATGCTCAACCCCGTGGAAAACCACTCCTTGCCTCGTACAGCGGCCTTCTTTGACCTGGACAAGACGGTCATTGCGAAGTCGAGCACGCTCACCTTCAGCAAGTCGTTCTACCAAGGCGGCCTGATGAACCGCCGGGCGGTGCTGCGTACCGCATATGCCCAGTTCGTCTTCCTCGCGGGCGGTGCCGACCACGACCAGATGGAGCGCATGCGCGCGTACCTGTCCGCGCTGTGCCGCGGCTGGAACGTCCGACAGGTGAAGGAGATCGTCGCCGAGACCCTGCACGACCTGATCGACCCGATCATCTACGACGAGGCCGCCTCCCTCATCGAGGAGCACCACATGGCGGGACGCGACGTCGTGATCGTCTCCACGTCCGGGGCGGAGGTCGTCGAGCCGATCGGTGAGCTGCTGGGCGCGGACCGGGTGGTGGCGACCCGCATGGTCGTGGGCGACGACGGCTGCTTCACCGGCGAGGTGGAGTACTACGCGTACGGCCCCACGAAGGCCGAGGCGATCAAGGAGCTGGCCGCGTCCGAGGGGTACGACCTCGCGCGCTGCTACGCGTACAGCGACTCGGCGACCGACGTCCCGATGCTCTCGGCGGTCGGCCATCCGCACGCCGTGAACCCGGACCGCACGCTGCGCCGCGAGGCCACCGCGCGCGGCTGGCCCATCCTCGACTTCCACCACCCGGTGCGGCTCAAGCAGCGGCTGTCCGTACCGCCGCGGCCGGCGCTCGTGGCCGCGGCGGCGATAGGAGCGGCGGCGGCCACGGCGGGCCTGGTCTGGTACGCCAGCCGCCGTCGCGCGGCGGTGGGCTGA
- a CDS encoding TadA family conjugal transfer-associated ATPase yields MSGGTGLRGTAPVQAGPPGGRTGIGSPAGRPTGVSVSADTGLLDGVRQWLAESGGEPTPARVAQALREQGRVLGDAEVLGAAERLRSELIGSGPLEPLLDDPSVTDVLVSAPDRVWVDRGGGLELTAVPFPDAAAVRRLAQRLATVAGRRLDDAHPWVDARLPDGTRLHAVLPPVAVGSTCLSLRVVRPRAFTLDELVAAGTVPPGGDRLLRALLDARLSFLISGGTGSGKTTLLSALLGLVGPGERIVLAEDSAELRPDHPHVVRLESRPPNQEGAGLVTLQDLVRQALRMRPDRLVVGEVRGPEVVALLAALNTGHEGGCGTVHANAASGVPARLEALGTAAGLDRAALHSQVAAALSVVLHLVRDRAGRRRIAEVHVLERDPAGLVVTVPALRWGARAFSYGRGWERLRELLGGIDDAGGRREGL; encoded by the coding sequence ATGAGCGGGGGCACGGGCCTGCGGGGCACGGCGCCCGTGCAGGCGGGGCCGCCGGGCGGGCGCACGGGCATCGGTTCGCCGGCGGGCCGGCCGACGGGCGTGAGCGTGTCCGCCGACACGGGGCTGCTCGACGGGGTCCGGCAGTGGCTCGCCGAGAGCGGCGGCGAACCGACCCCCGCGCGCGTGGCGCAGGCTCTGCGGGAGCAGGGGCGGGTGCTCGGGGACGCCGAAGTCCTCGGTGCGGCCGAGCGCCTGCGGTCGGAGCTGATCGGGAGCGGGCCGCTGGAGCCGTTGCTCGACGACCCCTCGGTGACCGACGTGCTGGTCTCGGCGCCCGACCGGGTGTGGGTGGACCGCGGCGGCGGCCTGGAACTGACAGCGGTGCCCTTTCCGGACGCGGCGGCCGTACGACGCCTGGCACAGCGCCTCGCGACCGTGGCCGGACGGCGGCTCGACGACGCGCACCCCTGGGTGGACGCCAGGCTTCCCGACGGCACCCGACTGCACGCGGTGCTGCCACCGGTCGCCGTCGGTTCGACCTGCCTGTCGCTGCGGGTCGTACGGCCGAGGGCGTTCACGCTCGACGAACTGGTGGCCGCGGGGACGGTACCGCCCGGCGGGGACCGGCTGCTGCGGGCGCTGCTCGACGCGAGACTCTCGTTCCTGATCAGCGGCGGCACGGGCAGCGGCAAGACGACGCTGCTGAGCGCCCTGCTCGGCCTCGTCGGACCGGGCGAGCGGATCGTGCTCGCCGAGGACTCGGCGGAGCTGCGCCCCGACCATCCGCACGTCGTACGGCTCGAATCCAGACCCCCAAACCAGGAGGGCGCCGGGCTCGTCACGCTCCAGGACCTGGTGCGCCAGGCGCTGCGCATGCGGCCGGACCGGCTGGTCGTCGGTGAGGTGCGTGGACCTGAAGTGGTGGCGCTGCTGGCCGCGTTGAACACGGGGCACGAAGGTGGCTGCGGGACCGTGCACGCCAACGCGGCCTCGGGAGTGCCGGCCCGGCTCGAGGCGCTGGGCACGGCCGCGGGGCTCGACCGGGCGGCGCTGCACAGCCAGGTGGCGGCCGCGCTGTCCGTGGTGCTCCATCTCGTGCGCGACCGGGCCGGACGGCGGCGGATCGCCGAGGTGCACGTCCTGGAGCGCGATCCGGCCGGGCTGGTCGTGACGGTGCCGGCGCTGCGGTGGGGCGCCAGGGCCTTCTCGTACGGGCGTGGGTGGGAGCGGCTGCGGGAGCTGCTCGGTGGCATCGATGACGCGGGCGGGCGGAGGGAGGGGCTGTGA
- the ssd gene encoding septum site-determining protein Ssd has translation MTGAITHDRPSAAEGRQGGPLIVTEDAHLLDDLLRLCAAAGARPEVHHGVPERGGGWDTAPLVLVGDDAARRVRGAARRRGVVLVGRDQDDAGVWRRAVEIGADHVLLLPDGEQWLVDRIADVAEGVGPPALTVGVIGGRGGAGSSTLACALAVTSARQGRRTLLVDADPLGGGLDVLLGGEAAEGLRWPAFAASHGRVGGGALEESLPSLHALRVLSWDRGDSVTIAPEAVRAVLAAARRRGGAVVVDLPRRIDEGAAEALAQVDLGLLVVPAELRAVAAAGRVASAVGMVLRDLRVAVRGPYAPGLDDREVARLLGLPLMGEVPGEPGLPAAQERGAPPGGDGRGPLARFCSAFWERAAVAGGGV, from the coding sequence ATGACGGGGGCCATCACACACGACCGGCCGTCGGCCGCCGAGGGGCGGCAGGGCGGACCGTTGATCGTCACGGAGGACGCGCATCTGCTGGACGACCTGCTGCGGCTGTGCGCCGCGGCCGGCGCCCGGCCGGAAGTCCACCACGGCGTGCCGGAGCGGGGCGGCGGCTGGGACACGGCACCTCTGGTGCTCGTCGGCGACGACGCGGCGCGGCGGGTGCGGGGCGCCGCGCGCAGACGTGGCGTGGTTCTGGTGGGGCGGGATCAGGACGACGCCGGGGTCTGGCGACGGGCCGTGGAGATCGGCGCCGACCATGTGCTGCTGCTGCCGGATGGCGAACAATGGTTGGTCGACCGGATCGCCGACGTGGCCGAGGGAGTCGGACCGCCCGCCCTGACCGTCGGCGTGATCGGCGGCCGCGGAGGCGCCGGATCGTCCACGCTCGCCTGCGCGCTGGCGGTCACCTCGGCGCGCCAGGGAAGGCGCACCCTCCTCGTCGACGCGGATCCACTGGGCGGCGGACTCGACGTACTGCTCGGCGGAGAAGCCGCGGAAGGACTCCGCTGGCCGGCCTTCGCCGCCTCGCACGGGAGGGTCGGCGGCGGAGCCCTGGAGGAGTCGCTGCCCTCACTGCACGCCCTGCGGGTCCTCAGCTGGGACCGTGGCGACTCCGTCACCATCGCGCCCGAAGCCGTCCGGGCGGTCCTGGCCGCCGCCAGAAGGCGCGGCGGGGCGGTCGTCGTGGATCTGCCGCGCCGGATCGACGAAGGGGCCGCGGAGGCCCTCGCACAGGTCGACCTGGGGCTGCTCGTGGTCCCCGCCGAGCTGCGCGCCGTCGCGGCGGCCGGGCGAGTGGCGTCCGCGGTCGGCATGGTCCTGCGGGACCTGCGCGTCGCGGTCCGCGGGCCGTACGCGCCAGGACTGGACGACCGGGAGGTCGCACGGCTCCTCGGACTGCCCCTCATGGGCGAAGTGCCCGGGGAACCGGGGCTGCCGGCGGCCCAGGAGCGGGGCGCTCCGCCCGGCGGGGACGGCCGCGGGCCGCTCGCGCGCTTCTGCTCGGCGTTCTGGGAGCGGGCCGCGGTTGCCGGAGGCGGCGTATGA